One region of Olleya sp. Hel_I_94 genomic DNA includes:
- a CDS encoding DUF423 domain-containing protein, whose translation MTSQILIATGAVFGMLSVIFGAFGAHALKKILTTDQLHSFEVGVKYQMYHAIVLLAIGYGQGPMTAAIYWCFVIGILLFSFSIYGLILSDAKGKKLKFLGPITPIGGLLLVTGWLLLIVNIF comes from the coding sequence ATGACTTCACAAATATTAATTGCAACAGGTGCTGTATTTGGTATGCTATCTGTTATTTTTGGAGCATTTGGAGCACATGCTTTAAAAAAGATTTTAACCACTGATCAATTACATAGTTTTGAAGTTGGCGTTAAATACCAAATGTATCACGCTATTGTTTTATTAGCTATTGGCTATGGTCAAGGACCAATGACTGCTGCTATTTATTGGTGTTTTGTTATTGGAATACTACTGTTTTCGTTTAGTATTTACGGTTTAATTTTATCTGATGCTAAAGGTAAAAAATTAAAATTTTTAGGTCCTATCACACCTATTGGTGGTTTACTTTTAGTGACAGGTTGGTTGTTATTGATAGTTAATATATTTTAA
- a CDS encoding class I SAM-dependent methyltransferase: MKKLFKLILNLIPRPLLIRLSYVVRPILAFFLKGDTFTDPIDGKSFKSFLPYGYGTQRNNVLSPSTLSLERHRLLWLYLQNETDFFTNQKKVLHFAPEQCFLKRFRALDNIDYTTTDLLSPIADVKADICNLPFEDNSYDIILCNHVLEHIPDDTKAMQELYRVMKPGGYGIFQIPQDLTRQTTFEDNTITDKKERAEIFGQYDHVRVYGYDYFNKLRDIGFMVNEVDYTGKLSAKAIEKYCLAKGEIIPVVYKKQ; this comes from the coding sequence TTGAAAAAACTATTTAAACTTATATTAAATCTAATACCTAGACCTTTACTAATAAGGCTTAGTTACGTAGTACGTCCTATTCTAGCTTTTTTTTTAAAAGGAGATACGTTTACAGACCCAATTGATGGCAAAAGCTTTAAAAGCTTTTTACCATATGGTTATGGTACACAACGCAATAATGTCTTGTCTCCTTCTACCCTAAGTTTAGAGCGTCATAGGTTATTATGGTTATACTTACAAAACGAAACCGATTTTTTTACAAATCAAAAAAAGGTACTACATTTTGCACCAGAGCAATGTTTTTTAAAACGTTTTAGAGCCTTAGACAATATTGATTATACAACAACAGATTTATTATCTCCAATTGCAGATGTTAAAGCAGACATTTGTAATCTTCCGTTTGAGGATAACAGTTATGACATTATTTTATGCAACCATGTGCTAGAACATATTCCGGATGACACTAAGGCTATGCAAGAGTTATATCGTGTTATGAAACCTGGTGGTTATGGCATATTTCAAATTCCGCAGGATTTGACTAGACAAACTACTTTTGAAGACAATACCATTACTGATAAAAAAGAACGTGCTGAAATTTTTGGCCAATACGACCATGTACGTGTCTATGGATACGACTACTTTAATAAACTTAGAGACATTGGTTTTATGGTGAATGAAGTAGATTATACTGGCAAACTTTCCGCGAAAGCGATAGAAAAATACTGCTTAGCAAAAGGCGAAATTATTCCTGTCGTTTATAAAAAACAATAA
- a CDS encoding DUF3050 domain-containing protein has product MMSISYLEDQLQPLRQALNTHKLYSVLSNIEDIKVFMEQHVFAVWDFMSLLKALQNQLTTTTLPWIPVANPSIARFINEIVLGEESDINELGQAKSHFEMYLEAMQQVGANTIQIDYLMAQLQSGFSIDEALKTVQLNPETLAFVKFTFEIIKTNQAHKIAAAFTFGREDVIPDMFFQIINQSKADQNSFNKLTYYLNRHIELDGDEHGPLSLKMIEELCSNDANKWDDVLDVSKQALNYRIKLWDGIYNLITAHAAVEA; this is encoded by the coding sequence ATGATGTCCATTAGTTATTTAGAAGATCAGCTTCAGCCTTTAAGACAAGCATTAAATACCCACAAATTATATTCTGTTTTATCAAACATTGAGGATATTAAGGTGTTTATGGAACAACATGTGTTTGCTGTTTGGGATTTTATGTCGTTATTAAAAGCGCTTCAAAATCAATTAACTACAACAACTTTACCTTGGATTCCTGTTGCAAATCCATCCATTGCTAGATTTATAAATGAAATAGTTTTAGGTGAAGAAAGTGATATAAATGAGTTAGGCCAAGCAAAAAGCCACTTTGAAATGTATCTAGAAGCGATGCAACAAGTTGGAGCTAATACTATTCAAATTGATTATTTAATGGCGCAATTACAAAGTGGATTTTCAATTGACGAAGCTTTAAAAACAGTGCAGTTAAATCCTGAAACTTTAGCGTTTGTAAAGTTTACATTTGAAATAATTAAAACAAATCAAGCACATAAAATAGCTGCAGCGTTTACTTTTGGTCGTGAAGATGTTATACCTGACATGTTTTTTCAGATTATAAATCAATCTAAAGCCGATCAAAATAGCTTTAACAAACTTACCTATTATTTAAATCGTCATATCGAGTTAGATGGTGATGAGCATGGTCCTTTATCTTTAAAAATGATTGAAGAACTTTGTTCTAATGATGCCAATAAATGGGACGATGTTTTAGACGTTTCTAAACAAGCATTAAACTATCGTATTAAGTTATGGGATGGTATTTACAACTTAATAACAGCACACGCAGCAGTTGAAGCTTAA
- the map gene encoding type I methionyl aminopeptidase: MIIVKTKEEIELMRAAALVVSKTLGEVAKAVKPGVTTLQLDKIAEEHIRDLGAVPGFLGLYDFPNTLCMSPNSQVVHGIPNNTPLENGDIISIDCGSILNGYYGDHAYTFAVGDIDPETEKLLQVTKESLYVGIKELKVGNRVGDVGYAIQKYCEDHGYGVVRELVGHGLGTKMHEDPEMPNYGKRGRGKKFIEGMVVAIEPMINLGTQRIKQHRDGWTITTLDGKPSAHFEHDVAIVDGKPELLSTFAYIYDALGIVSNEEDEFRQNPLVL, from the coding sequence ATGATTATAGTAAAAACAAAAGAAGAAATAGAATTAATGCGCGCAGCTGCATTAGTTGTTTCTAAAACATTAGGTGAAGTTGCTAAAGCAGTAAAACCAGGTGTTACCACTTTACAATTAGATAAAATTGCTGAAGAGCACATCAGAGATTTAGGTGCTGTTCCAGGATTTTTAGGATTATACGATTTTCCTAACACCTTATGTATGAGTCCAAACTCTCAAGTGGTGCATGGTATTCCTAATAATACGCCTTTAGAAAATGGAGACATTATATCTATAGATTGTGGTTCAATTTTAAATGGTTACTATGGTGATCACGCCTATACTTTTGCTGTAGGTGACATTGATCCTGAAACCGAAAAATTACTACAAGTGACTAAAGAGTCTTTATACGTTGGTATTAAAGAATTAAAAGTTGGTAATCGCGTTGGAGATGTTGGTTATGCCATTCAAAAATATTGCGAAGATCATGGCTATGGCGTTGTACGTGAATTGGTAGGTCATGGTTTAGGAACTAAAATGCATGAAGATCCAGAAATGCCAAACTACGGTAAACGTGGTCGTGGTAAAAAATTTATAGAAGGTATGGTTGTGGCTATTGAGCCTATGATTAACCTTGGCACGCAACGTATTAAACAACATAGAGATGGTTGGACAATTACCACATTAGATGGTAAACCAAGTGCGCATTTTGAGCATGATGTTGCTATCGTAGATGGTAAACCTGAGTTGTTATCAACCTTTGCCTATATTTATGATGCTTTAGGTATTGTTAGTAACGAAGAAGATGAATTTAGACAAAACCCTTTAGTTCTATAA
- a CDS encoding acetyl-CoA hydrolase/transferase family protein yields MFTSVTAEDAVKVIKSNDRVYIQAAAAAPQSLIQAMTKRHEELRHVEVCHLHTEGEAPYANPELKDSFHVNSFFIGKNVRHTLRAGNGSYTPVFLSELPVLFKRNIINLDVAFIHVSVPDKHGYCSLGVSVEATLAAIDNATTVIAQVNKFMPRTHGAGIIHVSEIDTFVESHQPLPGHDMVLPNAIENTIGDYVANLIEDRSTLQMGIGSIPNAVLTRLTNHKDLGLHTEMFSDGVIDLILKNVINGNYKAINRGRALSTFLVGSQRLYDYVDDNPFVEMRASNYTNDVSIIKQNPKMVAINSAIEVDVTGQVCADSIGAHMYSGVGGQMDFIRGASLSDGGKAIIALPSVTKNGISRIVPTLKPGAGVVTTRSHVHYVVTEYGVANLYGKTIKERVKALVNIAHPDHRELIDRQYFDLIKY; encoded by the coding sequence ATGTTTACATCAGTCACAGCAGAAGACGCTGTAAAAGTTATAAAATCTAATGATCGTGTTTATATTCAGGCTGCAGCTGCTGCACCTCAGTCGTTAATTCAGGCGATGACTAAAAGGCATGAAGAGTTAAGGCATGTAGAGGTTTGTCACTTACATACCGAAGGAGAAGCACCTTACGCTAACCCAGAATTAAAAGACAGTTTTCATGTTAATTCTTTTTTTATAGGAAAAAATGTGAGACATACCTTAAGAGCAGGAAATGGATCTTATACGCCTGTTTTTTTAAGTGAATTACCTGTTTTGTTTAAAAGAAACATTATTAATTTGGATGTGGCTTTTATACACGTATCTGTACCAGACAAACATGGGTATTGCTCTTTAGGTGTTTCTGTTGAAGCTACTTTAGCAGCAATTGATAATGCAACAACAGTTATTGCTCAAGTAAATAAATTTATGCCAAGAACACATGGAGCAGGAATTATACATGTGTCAGAAATTGATACGTTTGTTGAAAGTCATCAACCTTTACCTGGACATGACATGGTGTTACCAAATGCTATAGAAAATACTATAGGTGATTATGTGGCTAATTTAATCGAAGACAGAAGCACTTTACAAATGGGAATAGGATCTATACCAAATGCTGTGTTGACTAGATTAACAAACCATAAAGATTTAGGGTTGCATACCGAAATGTTTTCGGATGGTGTAATTGACTTAATTTTAAAAAATGTAATAAACGGAAACTACAAAGCTATTAATAGAGGTCGTGCTTTATCTACCTTTTTAGTTGGATCACAACGTTTGTATGATTATGTTGACGATAATCCTTTTGTAGAAATGAGAGCATCAAACTATACTAATGATGTGTCCATTATTAAACAAAATCCTAAAATGGTAGCTATTAATAGTGCAATTGAAGTTGATGTTACAGGTCAAGTTTGTGCAGATAGTATTGGTGCACATATGTATTCTGGAGTAGGAGGGCAAATGGACTTTATTAGAGGTGCATCTTTAAGTGATGGCGGAAAAGCAATTATAGCACTACCATCGGTTACTAAAAATGGAATTAGCAGAATTGTCCCTACATTAAAACCTGGAGCAGGCGTAGTTACAACACGATCGCATGTGCATTATGTAGTTACAGAATATGGTGTTGCTAATTTATATGGAAAAACCATAAAAGAACGTGTCAAAGCATTAGTTAATATTGCACATCCAGATCATAGAGAACTGATTGATAGGCAATATTTTGATTTAATAAAGTATTAA
- a CDS encoding BT0820 family HAD-type phosphatase — MKLSKGLIIAVDFDGTIVEDAYPGIGQERLFAFETLKRLQADGHRLILWTYRHGKKLDEAVAYCEENGITFYAVNQSFPEETFNNEVSRKIHADLFIDDRNIGGILGWGEIYQMLTNDTPQIPKPKKKSWFKF; from the coding sequence ATGAAGCTTTCCAAAGGACTTATAATTGCAGTAGATTTTGACGGAACCATAGTAGAAGACGCATATCCAGGTATTGGACAAGAACGTCTTTTTGCTTTTGAAACCTTAAAACGCCTGCAAGCTGATGGTCATCGCTTAATTTTATGGACTTACAGACACGGAAAAAAACTTGACGAAGCTGTTGCTTATTGCGAAGAAAATGGAATCACGTTTTATGCTGTAAACCAAAGTTTTCCTGAAGAAACCTTTAACAATGAAGTAAGTAGAAAAATCCACGCAGACCTATTTATAGACGACCGTAATATTGGTGGTATATTAGGTTGGGGAGAAATCTATCAGATGTTAACTAACGACACTCCCCAAATACCTAAACCAAAGAAAAAAAGTTGGTTTAAATTTTAA
- the gpmI gene encoding 2,3-bisphosphoglycerate-independent phosphoglycerate mutase, giving the protein MNKKVILMILDGWGKSPDPKVSAIDNANTPFIDSLYHNYPNAQLRTDGLHVGLPEGQMGNSEVGHMNLGAGRIVYQDLAKINLAIDNNTLAQERVLINAFNYAKAENKNVHLLGLLSDGGVHSHINHLKGLITAAEASGVKNTYIHAFTDGRDVDPKSGKGFVQDIEDFTLNTNTKLASLTGRYYAMDRDNRWERIKLAYDALVNGTGEISNNLPQSVQHNYDADITDEFIKPIIKSNAKGLPLTTIKEDDVVIFFNFRTDRGRELTDALYQNDHHEQNMHKLKLYYVTMTNYGDAFTGINVVFDKDNITETLGEVLEKHNKTQIRIAETEKYPHVTFFFSGGQETPFKGESRILKNSPKVATYDLKPEMSAFELTDALVPELEKETTDFVCLNFANGDMVGHTGSMPAAIQACEVVDKCVEKVVTTALAHGYTTLLIADHGNCETMINPDGSPNTAHTTNPVPLILIDKELKTIKDGVLGDMAPTILKLMGVEQPKAMTCHSLV; this is encoded by the coding sequence ATGAACAAAAAAGTAATCTTAATGATTTTAGATGGTTGGGGTAAATCTCCTGACCCAAAAGTCTCTGCAATAGATAATGCTAACACACCTTTTATAGATAGTTTATATCACAATTACCCAAATGCGCAATTACGCACAGACGGATTACATGTTGGCTTACCAGAAGGTCAAATGGGTAACAGCGAAGTTGGTCATATGAATTTAGGTGCAGGACGCATAGTCTACCAAGATTTAGCTAAAATTAACTTAGCAATTGATAATAATACATTAGCACAAGAACGCGTCTTAATTAACGCTTTTAATTACGCTAAAGCGGAAAATAAAAATGTTCATTTATTAGGGTTATTAAGTGATGGTGGAGTCCACTCTCACATTAATCATTTAAAAGGACTTATTACTGCAGCAGAAGCTTCTGGTGTAAAAAACACTTATATTCATGCCTTTACAGATGGTCGTGATGTAGATCCAAAATCAGGAAAAGGGTTTGTTCAAGACATCGAAGATTTCACTCTAAACACTAATACAAAACTTGCTAGTTTAACAGGTCGTTACTATGCAATGGACCGTGATAATCGTTGGGAACGCATTAAATTAGCATACGATGCTTTAGTTAATGGTACAGGAGAAATATCAAATAACTTACCACAAAGTGTGCAGCATAATTATGATGCAGATATTACAGACGAATTTATTAAACCAATCATAAAATCAAATGCTAAAGGGCTTCCGTTAACTACCATTAAAGAAGACGATGTTGTTATCTTTTTTAATTTTAGAACAGATCGTGGACGCGAACTAACAGATGCGTTATATCAAAATGACCATCATGAGCAGAACATGCATAAATTGAAATTGTACTACGTGACAATGACAAATTATGGTGATGCTTTTACAGGAATTAATGTGGTGTTTGATAAAGATAATATTACTGAAACCTTAGGTGAAGTATTAGAAAAACACAATAAAACACAAATAAGAATTGCCGAAACTGAAAAATATCCTCACGTAACATTTTTCTTTTCTGGAGGACAAGAAACGCCTTTTAAAGGAGAAAGTCGCATCTTAAAAAATTCGCCTAAAGTTGCAACTTATGACTTAAAACCAGAAATGTCTGCGTTTGAGTTAACAGATGCTTTAGTCCCAGAATTAGAAAAAGAAACTACGGATTTTGTTTGCTTAAATTTTGCAAATGGTGATATGGTAGGTCATACAGGCTCTATGCCTGCTGCAATACAAGCTTGTGAGGTTGTGGACAAATGTGTAGAAAAAGTGGTGACTACTGCTTTAGCGCATGGCTACACAACGTTACTAATAGCAGATCATGGTAATTGCGAAACAATGATTAATCCTGATGGATCACCAAATACAGCACATACCACTAATCCAGTGCCACTTATTTTAATTGATAAAGAATTAAAAACAATTAAAGATGGTGTTTTAGGTGATATGGCTCCAACCATTTTAAAATTAATGGGTGTAGAACAACCAAAAGCAATGACTTGTCATAGTTTAGTGTAG
- a CDS encoding M48 family metalloprotease, whose protein sequence is MMRGNLKGRLLIGLCIAAFFGFKYCSQQEINPYTGKKQAISMTPDQEIQMGLQSRDQMAAQHGGLYANENYQALVDNVGNKLVNNSIAKDTPYKYEFHLLADPNTINAFALPGGQIFITYALFSQLENEDQLAGVLGHEIGHVLGKHSAERIANSELWQGLSTAGSVGADAGGFIQQYGMTKLLTNGRDDELESDDLGVRFMLRAGYNPEEMIDVMEILKRAAGPNRQPEMQSTHPDPDNRIEHIRASIKKYSLN, encoded by the coding sequence ATAATGAGAGGAAACTTAAAAGGACGACTATTAATTGGCTTATGTATTGCTGCTTTTTTCGGTTTTAAATATTGCAGTCAACAAGAAATAAATCCTTACACAGGAAAAAAACAAGCCATATCCATGACACCAGATCAAGAAATCCAAATGGGATTACAAAGTCGCGATCAAATGGCTGCTCAACATGGTGGTTTATATGCCAATGAAAACTATCAAGCTTTAGTAGACAATGTTGGAAACAAGCTAGTTAACAACAGTATTGCTAAGGACACACCTTATAAATATGAATTTCACTTACTAGCAGATCCAAATACCATTAATGCATTCGCATTACCAGGAGGACAAATATTTATCACATACGCCTTATTTTCTCAATTAGAAAACGAGGACCAATTAGCTGGCGTTTTAGGTCACGAAATTGGTCACGTACTAGGAAAACATAGCGCAGAACGTATTGCAAATTCTGAGCTTTGGCAAGGTCTATCAACTGCTGGATCTGTAGGTGCTGATGCTGGAGGATTTATACAACAGTACGGAATGACAAAATTACTAACCAATGGTCGTGATGATGAGTTAGAAAGCGATGATTTAGGTGTACGTTTTATGCTTCGTGCAGGCTATAATCCAGAAGAAATGATAGATGTAATGGAAATTTTAAAACGTGCTGCAGGACCTAACAGACAACCAGAGATGCAAAGCACACATCCTGACCCAGACAACCGCATTGAACATATTAGAGCGTCTATTAAAAAGTATAGTCTTAACTAA
- a CDS encoding M15 family metallopeptidase: MKKNTLLNFIVFIVISIATLPQLAFNQSSISEQELIGKGNPQLFGNGYNLREEAHLAFKKMQAAALKDGISIGTVSSYRSFAHQKRIWERKFKSNKAKGLSSHDNIKKIIEYSTIPGTSRHHWGTDIDIYQTNVKQPNNVLLPKNYHNNGPYCKLKEWMDTNASTYGFYVVYTDNANRKGFKYEPWHFSYKALSTPYLKAYKNLNITEILKTEGLSGIDSFTADFINKYISQNILDINPELL; this comes from the coding sequence ATGAAAAAAAACACACTATTAAACTTTATAGTATTTATTGTAATTTCAATAGCTACACTACCACAACTTGCATTTAATCAATCTAGTATTTCTGAACAAGAATTAATAGGAAAAGGTAACCCTCAATTATTTGGAAACGGATATAATCTAAGAGAAGAAGCCCATTTAGCCTTTAAAAAAATGCAAGCTGCAGCTTTAAAAGACGGAATTAGTATTGGTACAGTTTCAAGTTACAGAAGTTTTGCGCATCAAAAACGCATTTGGGAACGCAAATTTAAAAGCAATAAAGCAAAAGGATTATCTAGTCATGATAATATCAAAAAAATAATAGAATACTCTACAATTCCTGGGACATCACGTCATCATTGGGGAACAGATATTGATATTTACCAAACCAATGTTAAGCAGCCAAACAATGTTTTGTTGCCTAAAAACTATCATAACAATGGTCCATATTGTAAGCTAAAAGAATGGATGGATACTAACGCTTCTACTTACGGTTTTTATGTAGTATATACTGACAATGCTAATCGTAAAGGCTTCAAATACGAACCTTGGCACTTTAGCTACAAGGCACTTTCAACTCCATATTTAAAAGCATACAAAAACTTAAATATCACAGAAATATTAAAAACTGAAGGATTATCCGGAATCGATTCATTTACAGCAGATTTCATCAACAAATACATCTCTCAAAATATTTTAGATATTAACCCAGAACTTTTGTAA
- a CDS encoding GNAT family N-acetyltransferase — MQPNLNQIINTDIIIKQISGKATIPIRHAVLRHGKPIEACYIQQDDLENTYHFGLYYKNNLVAVSTFVADCSPLFNDKTQYRLRAMGVLENYQGKHFGKQLLNYGVQFLQTKKIDRLWFNARIKALNFYKNNGFETIGEIFDIPKVGPHYVMHKSIK, encoded by the coding sequence ATGCAACCTAACTTAAATCAGATTATAAATACCGATATAATTATAAAACAAATTTCTGGTAAAGCAACCATACCTATTAGACATGCTGTACTAAGACACGGAAAACCTATTGAAGCCTGTTATATTCAGCAAGATGATTTAGAAAACACATATCATTTTGGATTGTATTACAAAAACAATTTAGTTGCTGTAAGCACATTTGTTGCGGATTGCTCTCCTTTATTTAATGATAAAACACAATACAGACTGCGCGCTATGGGTGTTTTAGAAAACTATCAAGGCAAGCATTTTGGCAAACAGCTACTAAATTATGGCGTTCAGTTTTTACAAACTAAGAAAATTGATAGACTATGGTTTAATGCCAGAATTAAAGCTTTAAATTTTTATAAAAACAATGGTTTTGAAACTATTGGAGAAATTTTTGACATCCCAAAAGTTGGACCACATTACGTCATGCACAAATCTATAAAATGA
- a CDS encoding gliding motility-associated C-terminal domain-containing protein, with protein MNKLHHIIIVLAILFSQNGNTQTAFHNFGNVQIHNQGEIGFHTNLENDGAFNENLGVAGFYNEDNPLTISGTSIPRFYDMEVAVDNHLFLEISTQVTNGLDYLIGDIITPRETPEVSLEYFDNAIYTLEDDLRHVDGYATVISTEAFNFPIGQDDKLRPLITPSQLALEKFTAAYFNEDPNFPSTFSNTFDTNNSEGIINAVSTEEFWDFNGRTATYITLTWDQESQINNLVTDLINLRVVGWSKTENRWLDLGNSATTGTLNNGTINSFVFTPEDYEIITFGALIGSDGLTVYNGISPNNDGLNENFIIEGVELFKNNLQIFNRWGRIVYETENYDNTFNGVSNKTVVGNQGEKLPVGTYFYVLKLTDDNKSYSGYIYITY; from the coding sequence ATGAATAAGTTACATCACATTATAATAGTGTTAGCGATTTTATTTTCTCAAAATGGAAATACACAAACTGCATTTCACAATTTTGGAAACGTTCAAATACACAACCAAGGAGAAATTGGATTTCATACTAATCTAGAAAATGATGGCGCATTTAATGAAAACTTAGGAGTTGCTGGATTTTACAACGAAGACAATCCGTTAACCATTTCAGGAACTAGCATTCCAAGGTTTTATGATATGGAAGTTGCGGTTGACAATCATTTATTTTTAGAGATTAGTACACAAGTAACAAATGGCTTAGACTATTTAATTGGAGACATTATTACACCACGTGAAACTCCAGAAGTTTCGCTTGAATACTTTGACAATGCCATTTATACACTAGAAGATGACCTAAGACATGTCGACGGTTATGCTACAGTAATTAGCACTGAAGCCTTCAACTTTCCTATAGGACAAGATGATAAACTTAGACCGTTAATTACTCCGTCTCAATTAGCATTAGAAAAATTTACTGCAGCTTATTTTAATGAAGACCCTAACTTCCCTTCTACTTTCAGCAACACCTTTGACACAAACAATTCTGAGGGAATTATAAATGCTGTCAGTACTGAAGAATTTTGGGACTTTAATGGACGTACAGCAACTTATATCACATTAACTTGGGACCAAGAAAGCCAAATAAACAACTTAGTTACGGATCTTATAAATTTAAGAGTTGTTGGTTGGAGTAAGACTGAAAACAGATGGCTAGACCTTGGTAATTCCGCAACAACTGGAACCCTTAATAATGGTACTATAAATTCATTTGTTTTTACTCCTGAAGATTATGAAATTATAACTTTTGGAGCCTTAATTGGTAGCGATGGACTAACGGTCTACAATGGTATAAGTCCAAATAATGATGGATTAAATGAAAACTTTATAATAGAAGGTGTCGAGTTATTTAAAAATAATCTACAAATTTTTAACCGTTGGGGAAGAATTGTCTACGAAACCGAAAATTACGATAATACCTTTAATGGCGTATCTAATAAAACTGTAGTTGGTAATCAAGGCGAAAAATTACCTGTGGGCACTTATTTTTACGTATTAAAACTTACCGATGACAACAAGAGTTATTCAGGATATATTTATATAACTTATTAA